The window GCACGGACATCTACTGCTCCTGTATGTATGTGAGGATCGCTCAATACGCCGCCGCGTCGATGCCGGGATCGCCGGCGCTGGCGCGGGTTGAATCAAAGGGGGCTTACAGCAATATCCGGACCAGCGCCAGATTTCGCGTCCAGGCCAGATCCAAACGCCCGATAAGTACAAAAAACGATCAACACAAAGCCTTAAGAGCTATAATTTATGAATCCGGCGGACAAATAGCTTTCTCACTGTTTATCCGCCTGCGCCTGCTCAGTCAGGCGCTGCCTGTGCGTTAAAAAGATGTAGGAGGGCGAGAAAATGTCTATTGCCTACCGAGTCAGACAGTACCTCAACAATCAACAGATCTCCTATGACGTCACCCACCATGTTTATAGCGAAGGCGCGGTACAGACCGCCATCGCCGCCCATGTGCCCTTTAAGAACATGGCCAAGGCCGTGGTGATGGAGGATCATGAAGGCCGCCACCTGATGGCGGTGCTTCCCGCCATCAATAAAGTGCAGATGAGAAAGCTGGGCGCCCTCGTGCAGCGAGGCTTGAAGCTGGCGGATGAGAAGTCTCTGTCTTCCCTGTTCGACGATTGTTCCCTCGGCGCCATTCCCGCCGTCGGACTGGCCTATCAGATGGAAACCATCGTCGACGACGAGCTGCTGCGTTCAGCGGAGCTATACCTGGAGGCGGGCGATCATCGGGAGCTGATCCATATGAATCATCAGCAATTCGAAACGCTGGTGCGGGACTGCAAACATGGCGACTTCAGCGCGCCTATCGGCAGCCCCTCCGCTTTTCACATGTTCGGGCGTTGGTGAACGCCGCGCGGGCGCTTAATCCTGCAGCCAGATCAACTGGTAAGAGCGCCCGTCCGACTCATAGGCAAGCACTATAAAATCGCCTTCCTTGGTGAGCTTCACGGGGGTTTCCTGCTGCGTCAACATGGCCGGCCCGACGCCGCCTTCCATATCCAGCATCCAGTTGGAGCCATCGAAATACAGCAGGCCGCTGCCGGTGTATATGTCGCGCAGGCCTTGGTCGTCGTAGGCGTTGAGCTCCACGAAGATCTGGTATTGGTCGGCCCTGAGCGCGTAAAGATCCATCCCGCCCACAAGATGCATTTGTTTGTTATCGCGGGAATAACTCATGAGTTCATAACCGCCCGCCGTTAATAACGACGTTTTCGCTTGAATGGAAACCTGCGGCTGGCTTTCCGACTGCGCCACGTCGGCGATCTTGTTGGAGGCGTCGGACATGCTCTCAATCCCCGCCGCCGGCGCCGGTAACTGGTTGAAGCCATATTGAGTGTTATTGGTCAGTCGCGGCGCCAGCGCCATCCCGACGCCCGCCAGCAACAAAACCACGGTAGGCGCGTTGAAGTTCGCGTAGATGCCCGTCTGCCGCGCTTCCGCGCCATGATTGGCGAGCTTGCCCCCGAAGAACAAAGCGACGCCGCTCAACACCAGCAACACGCTGGCGATGGTGATGACAGCATTGAGAGTTTCCATAATCCTCAGCCTTTATATTGTTATTGTCGCGTCGGCGCCGTTCAGGAACACATCGTCGCCTGTCAGGCGTCAGACAATTCGCCACTGATAGAGACTCTTGGTGATGTCTTATAAATTAGTCCTTTTTGTGACACAGTTCAAAAAATAATCACATAGAAGGCCAATAACGACACAAAGACGCGGGAAACGGTTACGAAGGGATTACAAAGAAGCGCTGATTGCAGAGACCTGATCGATCAACGCAATCTGGAACAAAGGCAGCTTACGGCCAGGGAAACGGGTGGAGTCGGAGTAGCCGATCAGAATAGCGCCAAAGGTTTCGTAGAACCCGGCGGCGTTGGGATCGCCCTGAATCATCATCAGGTGATAACCAGATTGATAGGCCCACAGCACCGCATGCTCCATCAGAGCGCGGCCGACGCCCTGACGCATATAGTCCGGGCGCACGAACAACGCGTCCATCTCAGTACACACCGGGGACAGCGCGCGCAAGGAATAGAAACCGGCGATTTCGCCGCTGCGGGCCACCGCCGTATATACCGTGTGTCGGGACATGTAGTCTTCGGAATAGGTCAATTCCGCGCGGCAGGCGTCCATAAACGCCTGGGAGTAGCCCCAGACCGCCTTGCTTTCCATGGCGATCTCACTCAATACAACACACTCTTCCGAGAAGGCTCGCCTAATCTTCATTGCCGATACTTCACACCAAACCTTGGCGAATCGTTAGCAAAACAAGCCCCAAGCCGGCCCGTCCGCAGGAAGACGGAGCGGAACGGACCGGCGCAGGCAACTCTTTAATAATTCGGAATTTTTTTGAGGGGCCCTTATAGTGACACATCCGGACCCCGGAGTCTTAACAATATTTATGCTTATTTCGCAATCCCGCCGTCAGCGTGGCGAATCCGGCCAACCCCATCAGCGCCAAAGTAGATGGCTGCGGAACATAGGTCACCGGACCATTGTGATCAATCACCCACAGGTTGCCGCCCAAATGCGAGAACAACCAGCGAATGGAGGCGACGTCTGACAACAGCAATGTGAACCAATACGGTTTGACCACCGGTTCAGCGCCAATGAAACGCGGCGCCCGCGCCTCCACCTGAAACATTTCCTGCACGTAGGCGTCCAGCCAGTCATCCGCCTCACTCGACGCTTGCGCCTGACGCGGCTCATACGGTCGATGTTCACTCACTGCAACGCGACCTTGCTTAGCCATTTCTCCCGCCTGGATTTGCGACGGGGTCCAAGTCGCCTCTTCCGCTTCCCCGATGACGGAAGCCTGCGTCATACCCGTCAATAACAGAGCGCCCAGAAAACCAAGAAGTGTCACCTTTCGCATTAATCGTCTCCTCTTATCATTCTGCGGCGCTACAACGGTTCAACAAAAACTGCTGATAAGTTTTCAAGTTTCATACCAGAAAACCTGAATAACGCGGGCAATCTGAAAAAGAAAACCAATTAAAATAATTTCTCTTTTAAAAACAATATATTGAAAGAAAATAAAAAAGAGGAAATTACAATCAAAGCCAGCTTCGAGACGGGAAAATCCACGGGAAGTCCTAGGCAACACTTACAAAACCGTTGCAATAAAGTAACTGGACTTTGCGGAAGGCCGCTGAAAACAGCGGAAACGCCCGGCTTAGCCGGGCATGGAGCGGTTGCAATACGGAAACGCCGAAAGGACCAAAAGTGTCAGAATCCCTCCAACACAATCTTGCCAATGGCGGCGTCGCTCTCAATCAGGCTGTGGGCGCGCTTCAGATTCTCCGCGTTGATCTTGCCCAGATTCTGCTTCAGCGTCGTGCGCACGGCGCCCTCCTCCACCAGCTCCGCCACACGGTTCAGCAGACGATGCTGCTCAATCATATCCGCGGTTTCATAGAGCGAGCGGGTAAACATCATTTCCCAATGCAAAGACAGGCTCTTGCGTTTCAGAGGCATGATATCGATCGGCGTGGAAGGATCGTCGATCATAGCCAGACGACCCTGCGGCGCCAGCGCCTCTACAATGCTGCTGTAATGCTTTTCTGTATGAGTCAGGCTCGCCACATGAGTCACGCTATCTATGCCGATGCGCTGTAACTCGTCATGCAAAGGAAGACGATGGTCGATGACATGATGGGCGCCCATGGCTAAAGCCCAATCGCGGGTTTCCTGACGCGACGCGGTGCCGATGATGACCGCGTCAGTCAGTTTGCGGGCCAACTGCAGCATGATGGAGCCCACGCCGCCAGCGGCGCCGACTACCAATAACCGGGCAGGACCAGCTGAATCGCTCTGCTTGCCTATCTCCAGACGTTCAAACAGCATTTCCCAGGCGGTGATCGCCGTTAAAGGCAACGCTGCCGCTTCCGCAAAGCCAATATTGGACGGCTTGCGCCCGACGATGCGCTCATCGACAAGGTGCAGCTCGCTGTTTGTGCCGGGACGGGCGATAGAGCCCGCGTAATAGACTTCGTCGCCGGGCTTGAACAGGCTGACCTGATCTCCCACGGCTTTCACCACACCGGAAGCGTCCCAACCGATCACCTTGTGGGCGTCCCCTTCCGCAGAGGAACTTCTGCGCACTTTGACGTCTACCGGGTTAACCGCCACCGCCTTGATCTCCACCAACAGGTCGCGCCCTTGGGGCTGCGGATCAGGCAGGGTGATGTCCAATAGTGATTCGGGATGATCGATAGGCTGCGCTTGCAGATAACCAATAGCTTTCATGTTCGTGCTCCTTTGAAGGTGAATTCGGGGCCGTAATGCGGCGATGGGGCATTCTCTCTCATTGACTGTTAACGAAAAACAGCCTATTAGTTGTTTCTTTTTCAAATATTTTTTGAAAATGTCCTCTATCAACGACCTTACCGTTTTTCACCAGACCGCTCTGCACGGCAGCCTCACCGCCGCCGCCCGGGAGCTGGATATGACCCCCGCCGCCGCCAGCGCCGCCATCAAGCGCCTGGAGCAGAGCCTGGACGTCTCACTGTTTGTACGCTCCACCCGCAGTCTGCGTCTCACCAGCGAGGGGGAAAGCTTTCTGCAACACTGCCGGACAGCATTGAACGCCCTCGATACCGGACGGCGGGAGCTGCTGGCGAAGAAAGGCGAAATTAGCGGAACCCTGCGCATATCCGCGTCCTCTGATTTCGGTCGCAATCTGTTGATGCCATGGCTGGACGAGTTTCAGGCGCAATACCCCAATCTCGTGCTGCGCCTGGAGCTGACGGACCGGGTGGCGGACATCAATCGGGAGAATGTGGATATCGCCCTGCGTTATGGCGCGCCACCGGACTCCAACCATGTCGCTTTCAATATCGTAAACACCCGGCGCATCATCTGCGGTTCGCCGGCGTACTTCGAACGCTATGGCGAACCGTTGACGCCGCAAGACCTGCGCAACCATAACTGCCTGCTGTACCTGGTGGATGAGCGCGCTTATGACCAGTGGGGATTTCACGACGGCGACCAGCGTATCAGCGTCAACGTCAGTGGCGACCGCATCAGCAATGACGCCGAAGCGGTCCACCGCTGGGCCGTCGCCGGCGTCGGACTGGCCAATAAGTCCATGCTAGACATGAGCGACGACCTGCTCCACGGCCGCGTGCGCGCCACCCTGAGCCAATACGCCTGCGCGGAAATCAGCATGTATCTGGTCTGTCCCGGCAAGAAGCAGGTGTCGCCCGCAGCGCTACTGTTGCGGGACTTTTTACGGGAGAAGTGTTCTGCGGCGTTGGCGGCAGTGGAATAGGCATGTTGTTCACTTCTGATTCGGTTTACGCTCTGGGAAGCCCTTCGACAAGCTCAGGGCGAACGGAGTGACTATTAATCCGGCAGACAAATAGCTTCCTTCTATTTGTCTGCAACGACAGGGCCTGCACATGTCAGGCCCTGTCTCCCGCGTCTTGTCGCCGCGCAGGCGCGTCCATGCGCCTGGTGATTAACATGCCAATATCATTGCCATGTTAATATATGACTCAAACACACGTACAGTATTCAGAGATGCGCTCAGTATTCAAAGATACGCACAACTTCCAAAAGCACGCTCAGTCATCAGACCGTAAAGTTGAGGCTCCATCTTGCGCCATAAACCGCTAAGCTTATAAATAAAAACCGCTTATCAATCAGGACTTCCTCTCGATGGATACGCAATGAGCCCAATCTCCCTTCGCCGACCATTCCGCTGGCTTGTCGCCCTGGCGTCGGGTTGCTGCGCCGAACTCACCTGGGCCGAGCAGGAAGCGGCGCTGGGTTGTCAGTATGCGGAAATCCAGCCTGGCGAGGTGGACTTCGATAACCCTCGCGAGCAACTGCGGCAGGAGCTGGGCCTCGCGATCCCGGAGAATGCGCAGATTGGCGAAGTCTATGTCTTCAACCGGGAGATTTTCGACGCCACTGATCCAGAAGAAGATCACTGGATTTACCGCACCGCCAACGCCCTGCATATCCGCACCCGCGAAGAAGCCGCCCGTTATCAGCTTCTGTTCAAAAGCGGCGATTCCTACGACCCGCATATCCTGCAGCAAAGCGAGCGCGCTCTGCGCGATAAATCCTACCTGTACAACGCCTGGGTGCGGCCCTTCCGCGTGTGTGGACGGGTCGTGGATGTCGCCGTGGTCACCCGGGACTTATGGACGTTACTGCCTGCGCTGGGTTTCAGTCGCAGCGGCGGCGAGAACACCACCATACTGGGCCTGACCGACGAGAACTTTCTGGGGTATGGCAAGCGTCTGGCGTTCAGCCACAAGAAAGATGAATCCCGCACCGGTTTTACCGTCGATTATCAGGACCCCAACCTGCTGGGCTCACGCTGGACGTCCCAGTTAACGCTTTCGGAAAACAGCGACGGATACCGCCGCGCCGCCCAGTTCGTGCGTCCCTTCTATAAGGTCGGGGCCAACTGGTCCGGCGGCGTCGCCTACAATCGCGAACAACTGACGCAAAAGCTCTATTACCGGGGCGATAGCGTCAGCGAGTTCAAGCAGCGTCTGGAGAGTTACGGCCTGTTCAGCGGTCACTCCATTGGCGGCGGCGCTTTCAACGACCATCGCCTGCTTTACGGCTATGAGTACGCCCATTACGACTTCTCCGAAGAAGCGGGAGAAACGCCCCCCGATCCCTTTCCCGAGGACCGCATCCTCAGCTACCCTGGATCGGTTACCAATACAGTGAGGACCTTTATTTCCAGACCTACAATTTCAATCAGATCCAACAGATCGAGGACATTCCTACCGGCCTGCAGTTATTTGCGCGACTGGGCTGGTCGTCGGAATCGTTCGGCGCCAGCGAGGATCAGTGGGTGCTGAAAAGCGGGATCAGTCGCGCGCTGCTGGCGGAACGCCTGCAATTCGCGGATATCCAGTTCGACCAGAGCGCTTACTGGAGCCCTTCGGGAGACCGGATGGAAAATATGCTCCTGGGCCTGCAGACCCGTTATCTGCGCACTGAATCCAAACGTAAGAACAGCTGGTACGCAGCGCTGAACCTGGCTTACAGCAAAGGCCTGACTTCGGATTTGCAATTGACCTTAGGGGGTGACAACGGTCTGCGCGGTTATCCTTTGCGTTATCAGACGGGGGATCGCAGCTTTCTGCTCACCCTGGAGCGGCGTTACTACTCCAACTGGCATCCGTTCGAACTGTTTCGCCTCGGCGGCGCGGTCTTCGTGGATATGGGGCGGGCATGGTTTCCTGGTGAGGATAACGGTCCCAACAACGGCGTCCTGCACGATGTCGGGATCGGTCTGCGCCTGACCTCCAGCCGTATCCAGGTCACGCGCGTCCTGCACCTGGATATCGCGGTCCCGTTGGACCGGGACGAAGGCGGCGGAGAGGAAATCGACGGCGTCCAATTCCTCGTCCGCGGCCGGCAGACGTTCTAGCGCGGCTTAACTGCCGATAACGCCGCCGTCGTCTTTGGTGATGATGACCGTGGAGGCGCGAGGGCGTGCGGAGCCGCCGTCCGGCCAGTTGCTGGTGTAGCTGCCGTCGCCGTTTTTGCTGCCCGGATGCTGGACATTGACGAACATGGTTTTCAGGTCCGGCGTCGAGGTCACACCGGTCACTTCGCAGTCCACCACGCCGGTGAAAAAGCGACGAATCTCACGGGTGGACGGATCAGCGGCGAGCATCTGATCGTTGCCGAACTCTTCCGTGCCGCCGGTGTCAGTCTGAATCCACAACACGCCGCGTTTATCGAACCACAGGCCGTCCGGGCTGTTGAACTTGTTGCTGTCGTCCAGCGTCACCAGCGCCGCGCTCTCACCCGGCGTCGCCGTGCCGGCGGGACCGCCCAGCACAAAGATATCCCACTGGAATGCAGTGACAGAATCACTGTTCTCGCGCCAGCGAATGATATGGCCGTATTGATTGTTGGGGCGTGGGTTCGCCGCATCCACCTGGTCTTCTTTACGCTTGCTGTTGTTGGTAAGCGTAAAGTAAGCCTCGCCAGTCGTCGGATGCACCGCGCCCCATTCAGGACGATCCATGGGTGTGGCGCCGACGAAATCCGCCGCGGTGCGGGCGTTGATCAGAATATCCGCCTGGTCCGCGAAACCGTTGGCCACAGTCAGTCCGTTGACGCCATGTGACAACTCCAGCCACTCGCCGCTGCCGTCATCGTTAAACTTGGCCACGTACAGCTTGCCGTCGTCCAACAGCGCGCCGCTGGCGGTGTCTGCGTAGTAGGCTTGATTGGACACGTACTTATAGATGTATTCAAAACGGGAGTCGTCGCCGGAATAGCAAACGATGGGTTTGCCCTCTTCCACCAGACCGAAAATGATGCCTTCATGGCCGAAACGGCCCAGAGCGGTGCGCTTTTGTGGGGTGGAAGTCGGTTCGAATGGATCGATTTCCACAATCCAGCCGTAGGTGTTGGGCTCATTGCGATAGTCGTCCGCTGCGCTGGCGCCTTTGCTGGTGGCGTCGAAACGCTCGTATACATCCACGCCAGCAACCGTGTCCCAGCCATAACGGGAGCGGCTTCCCACACCGTAACGGGAGAGATTGCGCGGCTTGGGATCGTCATTGCTTTTGAAGTAACCCGCCCAGTTCTCTTCACAGGCCAGATAGGTGCCCCAGGGCGTATACCCCATGGAACAGTTGTTCAGCGTGCCCCGCGCCAGGGTTCCATCATTGCTGTGCTTGGTCACGGCATAATCAGTTCCACGCACCGGTCCGCGCAGCGCCATGTCGGTAGCGCCGGTCACCCGGCGGTTGTACTGGCTGCCATGGACAATATCCCAAACGCCGGCGGTTTTCTTGATATGAATAACGCTGACGCCATGGGCCGCCACTTCTTTGTGTACTTCCGCTTCAGGTCGGACGCCGCCCACTTCGGTGGGGCCGTCTGGATGCAGAAAGTCCGGCTCAATGTATTCGTGGTTCATCACCAGCAGGCCTTCTTCCGAGCTGGAGCCGCCTTCTTTGAAATCAATCGGGAAGTAGTGCATGCCGTCATGGTTCATGCCTACCTGTTGCTCCTGATCGGCGCCGGTGTTGGTTCCATCGCCCAGATACTCAGGCAGCGCGCCGGTCAGCGGCGTCCCCCAGGGAACGAACGGCTTGGCGGTGTAGCCAGCCGCCACTTTCACCTC is drawn from Hahella sp. KA22 and contains these coding sequences:
- a CDS encoding PhoX family phosphatase; protein product: MSDIKKFEFDNSGIDPVTNFSGNRPFASVLETRIARRTVIKGGVSAALAGMLGMSLIGCSNDNDGGDPDDNQGPLLGFTAIATSVANEVKVAAGYTAKPFVPWGTPLTGALPEYLGDGTNTGADQEQQVGMNHDGMHYFPIDFKEGGSSSEEGLLVMNHEYIEPDFLHPDGPTEVGGVRPEAEVHKEVAAHGVSVIHIKKTAGVWDIVHGSQYNRRVTGATDMALRGPVRGTDYAVTKHSNDGTLARGTLNNCSMGYTPWGTYLACEENWAGYFKSNDDPKPRNLSRYGVGSRSRYGWDTVAGVDVYERFDATSKGASAADDYRNEPNTYGWIVEIDPFEPTSTPQKRTALGRFGHEGIIFGLVEEGKPIVCYSGDDSRFEYIYKYVSNQAYYADTASGALLDDGKLYVAKFNDDGSGEWLELSHGVNGLTVANGFADQADILINARTAADFVGATPMDRPEWGAVHPTTGEAYFTLTNNSKRKEDQVDAANPRPNNQYGHIIRWRENSDSVTAFQWDIFVLGGPAGTATPGESAALVTLDDSNKFNSPDGLWFDKRGVLWIQTDTGGTEEFGNDQMLAADPSTREIRRFFTGVVDCEVTGVTSTPDLKTMFVNVQHPGSKNGDGSYTSNWPDGGSARPRASTVIITKDDGGVIGS
- a CDS encoding GNAT family N-acetyltransferase; translation: MKIRRAFSEECVVLSEIAMESKAVWGYSQAFMDACRAELTYSEDYMSRHTVYTAVARSGEIAGFYSLRALSPVCTEMDALFVRPDYMRQGVGRALMEHAVLWAYQSGYHLMMIQGDPNAAGFYETFGAILIGYSDSTRFPGRKLPLFQIALIDQVSAISASL
- a CDS encoding zinc-binding alcohol dehydrogenase family protein; its protein translation is MKAIGYLQAQPIDHPESLLDITLPDPQPQGRDLLVEIKAVAVNPVDVKVRRSSSAEGDAHKVIGWDASGVVKAVGDQVSLFKPGDEVYYAGSIARPGTNSELHLVDERIVGRKPSNIGFAEAAALPLTAITAWEMLFERLEIGKQSDSAGPARLLVVGAAGGVGSIMLQLARKLTDAVIIGTASRQETRDWALAMGAHHVIDHRLPLHDELQRIGIDSVTHVASLTHTEKHYSSIVEALAPQGRLAMIDDPSTPIDIMPLKRKSLSLHWEMMFTRSLYETADMIEQHRLLNRVAELVEEGAVRTTLKQNLGKINAENLKRAHSLIESDAAIGKIVLEGF
- a CDS encoding BamA/TamA family outer membrane protein, which produces MSPISLRRPFRWLVALASGCCAELTWAEQEAALGCQYAEIQPGEVDFDNPREQLRQELGLAIPENAQIGEVYVFNREIFDATDPEEDHWIYRTANALHIRTREEAARYQLLFKSGDSYDPHILQQSERALRDKSYLYNAWVRPFRVCGRVVDVAVVTRDLWTLLPALGFSRSGGENTTILGLTDENFLGYGKRLAFSHKKDESRTGFTVDYQDPNLLGSRWTSQLTLSENSDGYRRAAQFVRPFYKVGANWSGGVAYNREQLTQKLYYRGDSVSEFKQRLESYGLFSGHSIGGGAFNDHRLLYGYEYAHYDFSEEAGETPPDPFPEDRILSYPGSVTNTVRTFISRPTISIRSNRSRTFLPACSYLRDWAGRRNRSAPARISGC
- a CDS encoding aminoacyl-tRNA deacylase translates to MSIAYRVRQYLNNQQISYDVTHHVYSEGAVQTAIAAHVPFKNMAKAVVMEDHEGRHLMAVLPAINKVQMRKLGALVQRGLKLADEKSLSSLFDDCSLGAIPAVGLAYQMETIVDDELLRSAELYLEAGDHRELIHMNHQQFETLVRDCKHGDFSAPIGSPSAFHMFGRW
- a CDS encoding LysR family transcriptional regulator, translated to MSSINDLTVFHQTALHGSLTAAARELDMTPAAASAAIKRLEQSLDVSLFVRSTRSLRLTSEGESFLQHCRTALNALDTGRRELLAKKGEISGTLRISASSDFGRNLLMPWLDEFQAQYPNLVLRLELTDRVADINRENVDIALRYGAPPDSNHVAFNIVNTRRIICGSPAYFERYGEPLTPQDLRNHNCLLYLVDERAYDQWGFHDGDQRISVNVSGDRISNDAEAVHRWAVAGVGLANKSMLDMSDDLLHGRVRATLSQYACAEISMYLVCPGKKQVSPAALLLRDFLREKCSAALAAVE
- a CDS encoding BamA/TamA family outer membrane protein, with the protein product MLKSGISRALLAERLQFADIQFDQSAYWSPSGDRMENMLLGLQTRYLRTESKRKNSWYAALNLAYSKGLTSDLQLTLGGDNGLRGYPLRYQTGDRSFLLTLERRYYSNWHPFELFRLGGAVFVDMGRAWFPGEDNGPNNGVLHDVGIGLRLTSSRIQVTRVLHLDIAVPLDRDEGGGEEIDGVQFLVRGRQTF